In Pithys albifrons albifrons isolate INPA30051 chromosome 6, PitAlb_v1, whole genome shotgun sequence, a single genomic region encodes these proteins:
- the KLC1 gene encoding kinesin light chain 1 isoform X6 — MYENMSTMVYLKEEKLEKLTQDEIIAKTKQVINGLEALKNEHNSILQSLLETLKCLKKDDETNLVEEKSNMIRKSLEMLELGLSEAQVMMALSNHLNAVESEKQKLRAQVRRLCQENQWLRDELANTQQKLQKSEQSVAQLEEEKKHLEFMNQLKKYDDDISPSEDKDTDSTKEPLDDLFPNDEDDQGQGIQQQHSSAAAAAQQGGYEIPARLRTLHNLVIQYASQGRYEVAVPLCKQALEDLEKTSGHDHPDVATMLNILALVYRDQNKYKDAANLLNDALAIREKTLGKDHPAVAATLNNLAVLYGKRGKYKEAEPLCKRALEIREKVLGKDHPDVAKQLNNLALLCQNQGKYEEVEYYYQRALEIYQTKLGPDDPNVAKTKNNLASCYLKQGKFKQAETLYKEILTRAHEREFGSVDDENKPIWMHAEEREECKGKQKDGTSFGEYGGWYKACKVDSPTVTTTLKNLGALYRRQGKFEAAETLEEAAMRSRKQGLDNVHKQRVAEVLNDPESIEKRRSRESLNVDVVKYESGPDGGEEVSMSVEWNGA; from the exons ATGTATGAAAACATGTCCACAATGGTGTATTTAAAGGAAGAGAAGTTGGAGAAGCTTACTCAAGATGAAATCATTGCCAAAACTAAGCAAGTGATCAATGGACTAGAGGCACTGAAGAATGAACACAATTCAATTTTACAGAGCTTActtgaaacactgaaatgtttGAAGAAAGATGATGAAACCAATCTGgtggaagaaaaatcaaacatgATTCGAAAGTCACTGGAAATGCTGGAGCTTGGCCTTAGTGAAGCACAG GTAATGATGGCCTTGTCAAATCACTTAAATGCAGTGGAATCAGAGAAGCAGAAATTGCGTGCTCAGGTTCGACGGCTATGCCAGGAAAATCAGTGGCTACGGGATGAATTAGCCAATACACAGCAGAAACTACAGAAAAGTGAGCAGTCTGTGGCTCagctggaggaagaaaagaaacatctaGAATTCAtgaatcaattaaaaaaatacgACGATGACATTTCACCATCA GAGGATAAAGATACGGATTCCACCAAAGAGCCTTTGGATGACTTGTTTCCCAATGATGAGGATGACCAAGGACAAGGAA ttcaacagcagcacagcagtgcagcagctgctgcccaacAAGGTGGCTATGAAATTCCAGCAAGATTACGGACCCTTCATAATCTTGTTATTCAGTATGCTTCCCAAGGGAGGTATGAGGTTGCTGTGCCTCTCTGTAAACAAGCTCTTGAAGATCTGGAGAAGACTTCAGGTCATGACCATCCTGATGTTGCCACTATGTTGAACATACTTGCTTTGGTGTACAG AGACCAGAACAAATACAAAGATGCAGCAAATCTCCTGAATGATGCCTTGGCTATCCGTGAAAAGACTTTGGGCAAAGATCATCCAGCG GTGGCAGCAACTCTAAACAATCTTGCAGTACTTTATGGTAAACGGGGAAAGTACAAAGAAGCTGAACCTTTGTGTAAGCGAGCTCTGGAAATCAGAGAAAAG GTCCTGGGGAAAGATCACCCTGATGTTGCCAAACAATTAAATAACTTGGCTTTACTATGCCAGAACCAGGGTAAATATGAGGAGGTTGAATACTACTATCAGAGGGCACTTGAAATCTACCAGACTAAGCTGGGACCAGATGATCCAAATGTtgcaaaaacaaagaacaatCTG GCATCCTGCTATCTAAAACAGGGCAAGTTTAAGCAAGCGGAAACTTTATACAAAGAGATTCTGACTCGCGCTCATGAACGGGAGTTTGGCTCTGTAGATG ATGAAAATAAGCCTATCTGGATGCATgcagaagagagggaagaaTGCAAA GGAAAGCAAAAAGATGGCACATCATTTGGAGAATATGGTGGCTGGTACAAAGCTTGCAAAGTTGACAG tCCAACAGTAACAACTACTTTAAAGAACCTTGGGGCACTTTACAGACGACAGGGCAAATTTGAAGCTGCTGAAACATTAGAAGAGGCAGCAATGAGATCTCGTAAACAG GGTCTTGACAATGTTCACAAACAGAGAGTTGCTGAAGTGCTGAATGACCCTGAGAGCATAGAGAAAAGGCGGAGCCGAGAGAGCCTCAACGTGGATGTGGTAAAGTACGAGAGTGGCCCTGACGGAGGCGAGGAAGTGAGTATGAGCGTAGAGTGGAACGGG GCCTAG